The following coding sequences lie in one Arthrobacter sp. PGP41 genomic window:
- a CDS encoding DUF3000 domain-containing protein, with protein sequence MNALDQVPPEFLHALGTLRKAQCRRELRLAEIPAPARLAPFAVALGAEVFAPGSGAPGTPLHGPAAMALAAASGTEGEDGMELATGRFILLHDPQGSEVWDGEFRIVTYIRAELEPEMGNDEMLGTVAWTWLVEALENHKAAYRAAGGTATRVLSESFGTLSERPGSIDIELRASWTPATSDVQAHLEAWSDMVCTFAGLPPLPDGVTPLTLRRRN encoded by the coding sequence GTGAACGCACTTGACCAGGTTCCCCCGGAGTTTCTCCACGCTTTGGGAACCCTCAGGAAAGCCCAGTGCCGCCGGGAACTGCGCCTGGCGGAAATCCCGGCGCCGGCCCGGCTGGCGCCCTTTGCCGTGGCCCTGGGCGCCGAAGTTTTCGCCCCCGGCTCCGGCGCCCCGGGCACCCCGCTTCACGGCCCCGCCGCGATGGCACTCGCTGCCGCGTCCGGAACGGAAGGCGAGGACGGGATGGAACTTGCAACGGGGCGGTTCATCCTCCTCCACGACCCCCAAGGCTCCGAGGTCTGGGACGGGGAATTCCGCATTGTCACCTATATCCGTGCGGAGCTGGAACCCGAGATGGGCAACGACGAAATGCTCGGAACAGTCGCCTGGACCTGGCTGGTGGAGGCACTGGAGAACCACAAGGCGGCGTACCGGGCCGCCGGCGGCACTGCCACCAGGGTCCTCTCGGAGAGTTTCGGGACCCTGTCCGAAAGGCCCGGATCCATCGACATCGAACTGCGGGCCTCCTGGACACCCGCCACGTCCGACGTCCAGGCCCACCTTGAGGCCTGGTCCGACATGGTGTGCACCTTCGCCGGCCTGCCGCCGCTGCCGGACGGCGTGACGCCGCTGACGCTGCGCCGCCGGAACTAA
- a CDS encoding HRDC domain-containing protein produces MTPNIPENTTAGVPAADTAPHITVEGFDSPIPEIVELAAPREGVPLVIQTQSGLERCAAAIAAGTGPAGVDAERASGFRYGQRAFLVQIRREGAGTWLIDPEPFENLDVINDALRGVEWILHAASQDLPCLAELGMWPDKLFDTELAARLAGLPRVGLAAVIEQLLGFGLAKEHSAADWSTRPLPEPWLRYAALDVEVLTELREELIELLQADGKLEYAEQEFAAILAAGLPAARVDPWRKTSGLHQIRDRRQLAAVRELWLERDSLAQKRDVAPGRLIPDSALVAAAKAMPATVPQLLGTKGFHGRAAQREAPRWLRCIAAARDLEELPPLHLPTNAPPPPRVWADRDPEAAARLATARPLLQAKAESLSLPLENLLTPDYLRRVAWRPPAEITETAVAAELRALGAREWQVELATPLIVEAFLHPQPLPAKEPKADATAAGK; encoded by the coding sequence ATGACCCCTAACATTCCGGAAAACACCACGGCCGGCGTCCCGGCTGCTGATACCGCACCCCACATCACGGTGGAAGGCTTTGACAGCCCCATCCCCGAAATCGTTGAGCTCGCCGCCCCCCGGGAGGGCGTTCCGCTGGTCATCCAGACGCAGTCCGGCCTGGAGCGCTGCGCTGCGGCCATCGCCGCCGGCACCGGACCGGCGGGTGTGGACGCCGAGCGGGCTTCCGGCTTCCGTTACGGGCAGCGCGCGTTCCTGGTCCAGATCCGGCGCGAAGGCGCCGGGACCTGGCTGATCGACCCCGAACCCTTCGAGAACCTGGACGTCATCAACGACGCCCTCCGCGGTGTCGAATGGATCCTGCACGCCGCCAGCCAGGACCTGCCCTGCCTCGCGGAGCTGGGCATGTGGCCGGACAAGCTTTTCGACACCGAACTCGCTGCACGGCTGGCCGGGCTGCCCCGCGTGGGCCTGGCCGCCGTCATCGAGCAGCTGCTCGGCTTCGGGCTCGCCAAGGAGCACTCGGCAGCGGACTGGTCCACCCGGCCTCTCCCCGAACCCTGGCTGCGGTATGCCGCACTGGACGTTGAAGTCCTCACGGAACTGCGGGAGGAACTCATCGAGCTCCTGCAGGCGGACGGAAAGCTGGAATACGCCGAGCAGGAGTTCGCTGCGATCCTGGCCGCCGGATTGCCTGCAGCCCGCGTGGACCCGTGGCGGAAGACCTCCGGCCTGCACCAGATCAGGGACCGCCGGCAGCTGGCCGCCGTACGTGAGCTGTGGCTGGAGCGCGACTCCCTGGCACAGAAACGGGACGTGGCACCGGGACGGCTGATTCCTGACTCCGCCCTGGTGGCGGCGGCCAAAGCCATGCCGGCCACCGTGCCGCAGCTGCTGGGCACCAAGGGCTTCCACGGCCGGGCGGCGCAACGTGAAGCGCCCCGCTGGCTGCGCTGCATCGCAGCTGCACGGGATCTCGAAGAACTCCCGCCGCTCCACCTCCCCACCAACGCGCCGCCTCCGCCCCGTGTGTGGGCGGACCGGGACCCGGAGGCCGCTGCCCGCCTGGCCACCGCACGGCCGCTGCTGCAGGCGAAGGCGGAGTCGCTGAGCCTCCCGCTGGAGAACCTGCTTACTCCGGATTACCTGCGGCGGGTAGCCTGGCGGCCGCCGGCGGAAATCACCGAAACAGCAGTCGCCGCCGAACTGCGCGCCCTGGGCGCACGTGAGTGGCAGGTGGAACTGGCGACGCCCCTGATCGTTGAAGCGTTCCTGCACCCGCAGCCGCTGCCCGCCAAGGAACCCAAAGCGGACGCCACCGCAGCGGGGAAATAG
- the msrB gene encoding peptide-methionine (R)-S-oxide reductase MsrB: MSIFGNSIFGNKATEPPATEPPAGAGVAGNGVEKTDAQWREELTPEEYHVLREAGTERPYTGEYWDTHTAGVYQCRACGADLFTSNEKFDSHCGWPSFWAPLAEGNVRYIHDRTLGMDRVEVRCATCDSHLGHVFEGEGYGTPTDQRYCINSISIRLVSTEDPQVNGPERES; this comes from the coding sequence ATGAGCATCTTCGGAAACAGCATCTTCGGCAACAAGGCTACGGAACCCCCGGCCACGGAACCGCCGGCCGGGGCCGGCGTCGCGGGCAACGGGGTGGAAAAGACCGACGCACAGTGGCGCGAGGAGCTCACGCCGGAGGAATACCATGTGCTCCGCGAGGCGGGAACCGAGCGTCCGTACACGGGCGAGTACTGGGACACCCACACTGCCGGCGTGTACCAGTGCCGGGCCTGCGGAGCGGACCTATTCACCAGCAACGAAAAGTTCGATTCCCACTGCGGCTGGCCGTCCTTCTGGGCCCCGCTTGCCGAAGGAAACGTCCGCTACATCCATGACCGCACGCTGGGAATGGACCGGGTGGAGGTCCGCTGCGCCACATGCGACTCCCACCTGGGGCACGTGTTTGAAGGTGAGGGCTACGGGACCCCCACCGACCAGCGCTACTGCATCAACTCCATCTCCATCCGGCTGGTCTCCACCGAGGATCCGCAGGTCAACGGCCCGGAACGGGAGTCCTGA
- a CDS encoding threonine aldolase family protein: MTTTAETAAGIRLHDPNVRGFASDNYSGVHPEVLAALAAANDGHQVSYGEDDYTARLQQLMEDHFGPGIECFPVFNGTGANVLSLQSLLPRWGAVVCASTAHINMDENGAPERMGGIKLLHVPTPDGKLTPELIDREAWGWGDEHRAQPLAVSITQTTELGTCYTPEEVRAIADHAHAKGMKLHMDGARLANAAAHLRIPLRAFTRDAGVDILSFGGTKNGLLFGEVVVALNPEAAHGLVYLRKMDMQLASKMRFLSAQFIALLEGDLWLRSAAHANAMAARLRAAVDTIDGVRPTQETESNGVFAVLPEGVADRLRASFRFYDWNEATREVRWMCSFDTTEEDVDAFVAALRRELHNGGN; the protein is encoded by the coding sequence ATGACGACAACCGCCGAAACCGCCGCCGGCATCCGCCTCCATGATCCGAACGTGCGGGGTTTCGCCTCGGACAACTACTCGGGCGTCCATCCCGAGGTGCTGGCTGCCCTGGCGGCCGCCAACGACGGCCACCAGGTCTCCTACGGCGAGGACGACTACACGGCCAGGCTGCAGCAGCTGATGGAGGACCACTTCGGCCCAGGCATCGAGTGCTTTCCCGTCTTCAACGGCACCGGCGCCAACGTCCTTTCACTGCAGTCACTGCTCCCCCGCTGGGGCGCCGTGGTCTGCGCCTCCACCGCCCACATCAACATGGATGAGAACGGCGCGCCGGAACGCATGGGCGGCATCAAGCTGCTGCATGTCCCCACGCCGGACGGCAAGCTCACGCCCGAACTGATTGACCGGGAGGCCTGGGGCTGGGGGGACGAGCACCGCGCCCAGCCGCTGGCGGTGTCCATCACCCAGACCACGGAACTCGGCACCTGCTACACGCCGGAGGAAGTCCGGGCCATTGCTGACCATGCCCATGCCAAGGGAATGAAGCTGCACATGGACGGCGCCCGGCTGGCCAACGCCGCTGCCCACCTCCGGATTCCGCTGCGGGCCTTCACGCGCGACGCCGGGGTGGACATCCTGTCCTTTGGCGGCACCAAGAACGGCCTGCTGTTCGGCGAAGTGGTGGTGGCACTGAACCCGGAAGCGGCCCACGGGCTCGTCTACCTGCGCAAGATGGACATGCAGCTGGCCTCCAAGATGCGCTTCCTGTCAGCGCAGTTCATCGCGCTCCTGGAAGGTGACTTGTGGTTGCGGTCCGCCGCGCACGCCAACGCCATGGCCGCCCGGCTCCGCGCCGCCGTCGACACCATCGACGGCGTCCGGCCCACCCAGGAGACCGAATCCAACGGCGTTTTTGCCGTCCTCCCCGAAGGCGTGGCCGACAGGCTGCGCGCGTCGTTCCGCTTTTACGATTGGAATGAAGCCACGCGCGAGGTGCGCTGGATGTGTTCCTTCGATACCACCGAAGAGGATGTGGATGCCTTCGTTGCCGCACTCCGCCGGGAACTGCACAATGGCGGGAACTGA
- a CDS encoding SDR family oxidoreductase — protein MTAATEPAKPPLNVLVTGGSGASGVAVARALREAGHRVFTVGSDLERIRKAAAQAGDGVAPFVCDLARMDEVRQLRADVTAAAGPMDAVIHLVGGWRGAQCIADQTDEDWDFLVRGAVTTLRNVSRVFYDDVAASGCGRFAMVSSTTAAMPTAATASYAAAKAAAEAWTLAIADGFSRAAGRNGGSAAAAVVLVVKALVDEELRRRHPERSFAGATDVEDLARAVVGLFDAPAAELNGRRLQLAASVSPARTLPRLKA, from the coding sequence GTGACAGCTGCTACAGAGCCGGCAAAACCGCCGCTGAACGTCCTGGTTACGGGCGGCAGCGGCGCGTCCGGCGTCGCTGTGGCCCGGGCACTCAGGGAGGCCGGGCACCGCGTCTTCACCGTGGGCTCGGACCTGGAGCGGATCAGGAAAGCGGCAGCACAGGCGGGCGACGGCGTTGCCCCCTTCGTGTGCGACCTTGCACGCATGGATGAGGTACGGCAGCTGCGGGCCGATGTCACCGCTGCTGCCGGGCCAATGGATGCTGTGATCCACCTGGTGGGCGGCTGGCGCGGGGCGCAATGCATTGCGGACCAGACCGACGAGGACTGGGACTTCCTTGTGCGCGGAGCCGTCACCACGCTCCGCAACGTCTCTCGCGTCTTTTACGACGACGTCGCCGCCTCCGGTTGTGGCCGGTTCGCCATGGTGTCCTCCACCACCGCCGCCATGCCCACCGCGGCAACAGCCAGTTACGCCGCCGCGAAGGCAGCGGCCGAGGCTTGGACCCTAGCCATCGCTGATGGTTTCAGCCGCGCCGCCGGCAGGAACGGCGGCAGCGCGGCAGCCGCCGTCGTCCTGGTGGTCAAAGCACTTGTGGATGAGGAACTGCGCCGCCGCCACCCCGAGCGGTCCTTCGCGGGCGCAACGGACGTCGAAGACCTGGCGCGCGCCGTCGTCGGACTCTTTGATGCCCCTGCCGCCGAACTGAACGGCCGGCGGCTGCAGCTGGCGGCGTCAGTGTCCCCGGCCCGGACTTTACCTAGACTGAAAGCGTGA
- a CDS encoding 3-hydroxyacyl-CoA dehydrogenase NAD-binding domain-containing protein — protein sequence MSAADFTKLADLFPNETVTHSYVQDIELPAPAGKPSPGTFALITLDNGLDHSKPTTLGPNTLVELGTVLEGLRERAGRGEIVGVGVTGKPYYLVAGADLSAVKNLEEREHGLWMAQLGHDVYATLANLGVPSFAFINGAALGGGLEIALQSTYRTVSTGAGALALPEAFLGLVPGWGGVYILPRLIGPENAVKVMIENPLSNNRTLTGPEAFSLGLADAIFEPADFLEQSLAWAAGVISGTVTPERANAVDPSEPETAARWAGAVAAGRAFVEAKTSNAAPAPGKVLDILEANRTMTQAESAALECETLAGLMQSDEFRATVYAFLDLVQKRSKRPAGAPDSKLARPVTKVGVVGAGLMASQLALLFARQLKVPVVMTDIDQARVDKGVGYVHAEVDKLLAKARISQDAANRTKALVTGSVSKEVFADADFVIEAVFEELNVKKQVFAELEEVVTPDCILATNTSSLSVTAMAEDLKHPERVVGFHFFNPVAVMPLLEIVRAPRTDDAVLATAFELAKGLKKTAVLVKDAAAFVVNRILLRLMGEVTAAFDEGTAAEVADNALRPMGLPMTPFTLGAMVGLPVAQHVQESLHAAFGERFTVSANLQKLIDNGVKGLWTTGPDGSKAIPESTLSLMSFGTSPSTAGQVLQRTQDALAEEIGLMLAEGVVAGPEDIDLCMILGAGWPLFLGGITPYLDRVGASERVNGRRFLPPGVASRPA from the coding sequence ATGAGCGCCGCAGATTTCACCAAGCTTGCAGACCTGTTCCCGAACGAGACCGTCACGCACTCCTACGTCCAGGACATCGAACTGCCCGCTCCGGCGGGAAAACCCAGCCCGGGCACTTTTGCGCTCATCACCTTGGACAACGGCCTGGACCACTCCAAGCCCACCACGCTGGGACCCAACACCCTGGTGGAGCTCGGCACGGTGCTGGAGGGCCTTCGCGAGCGCGCCGGCCGCGGCGAGATCGTCGGCGTCGGAGTAACGGGCAAGCCCTACTACCTCGTGGCCGGCGCCGATCTTTCCGCCGTCAAGAACCTCGAAGAACGCGAGCACGGGCTGTGGATGGCGCAGCTGGGCCACGACGTTTACGCAACCCTGGCCAACCTGGGCGTTCCCAGCTTCGCCTTCATCAACGGCGCAGCCCTGGGCGGCGGCCTCGAAATCGCGCTGCAGTCCACCTACCGCACCGTGTCCACGGGAGCCGGGGCACTGGCGCTGCCGGAAGCCTTCCTCGGCCTGGTCCCGGGCTGGGGCGGTGTCTACATCCTGCCCCGCCTCATCGGGCCGGAAAACGCCGTGAAGGTGATGATCGAAAACCCGCTCAGCAACAACCGGACGCTGACCGGCCCCGAGGCATTCAGCCTCGGCTTGGCCGACGCCATCTTCGAACCGGCCGATTTCCTCGAGCAGTCCCTGGCCTGGGCGGCGGGAGTTATCTCCGGCACCGTAACCCCGGAACGCGCCAACGCCGTCGATCCTTCCGAACCCGAAACCGCCGCCAGGTGGGCCGGTGCGGTCGCGGCCGGGCGGGCCTTCGTGGAGGCCAAGACCTCCAATGCAGCACCCGCCCCGGGAAAGGTCCTGGACATCCTCGAAGCGAACCGCACCATGACCCAGGCCGAATCCGCTGCCCTTGAATGCGAAACCCTGGCCGGACTCATGCAGAGTGATGAATTCCGTGCCACCGTGTACGCCTTCCTCGACCTGGTCCAGAAGCGCTCCAAGCGGCCGGCCGGAGCCCCGGACAGCAAACTGGCCCGCCCGGTCACCAAGGTGGGAGTTGTTGGCGCCGGCCTGATGGCCAGCCAGCTGGCACTGCTGTTCGCCCGCCAGCTCAAGGTCCCCGTGGTGATGACGGACATCGACCAGGCCAGGGTGGACAAGGGCGTGGGTTATGTCCACGCTGAGGTAGACAAGCTGCTGGCCAAGGCACGCATCAGCCAGGACGCCGCCAACCGGACGAAGGCGCTGGTCACGGGCTCGGTGTCCAAGGAGGTTTTCGCGGACGCCGATTTTGTGATCGAAGCGGTCTTTGAAGAACTCAACGTCAAGAAACAGGTCTTCGCGGAACTGGAAGAGGTCGTGACGCCGGACTGCATCCTGGCCACCAACACTTCTTCCTTGTCGGTCACGGCCATGGCGGAGGATTTGAAGCACCCGGAGCGCGTTGTGGGCTTCCATTTCTTCAATCCGGTGGCGGTCATGCCGCTGCTGGAAATCGTCCGGGCCCCGCGGACCGACGACGCCGTCCTCGCCACCGCGTTTGAGCTGGCCAAGGGCCTGAAGAAGACAGCCGTGCTGGTCAAGGACGCCGCCGCGTTCGTGGTCAACCGGATCCTGCTGCGGCTGATGGGCGAAGTGACGGCGGCCTTTGACGAGGGCACCGCGGCTGAAGTGGCCGACAACGCCCTGCGGCCCATGGGCCTGCCGATGACGCCCTTCACCCTGGGCGCCATGGTGGGGCTTCCTGTCGCCCAGCACGTGCAGGAATCGCTCCACGCCGCCTTCGGCGAACGCTTCACAGTGTCCGCCAACCTGCAAAAGCTCATCGACAACGGCGTGAAGGGGCTCTGGACCACCGGCCCGGACGGCTCGAAGGCGATCCCCGAGTCCACCCTGTCGCTGATGTCCTTCGGCACCTCCCCTTCCACCGCCGGGCAGGTGCTCCAGCGCACCCAGGACGCCCTTGCCGAGGAAATCGGCCTGATGCTCGCAGAAGGCGTGGTTGCGGGCCCGGAGGACATTGACCTCTGCATGATCCTCGGCGCCGGTTGGCCCTTGTTCCTCGGCGGCATCACCCCGTACCTTGACCGGGTGGGTGCCTCCGAGCGCGTCAACGGCAGGCGCTTCCTGCCGCCGGGAGTGGCGTCCCGCCCGGCCTGA
- a CDS encoding ABC transporter ATP-binding protein gives MAGGRDTLETAGPILSAGISTFTFHDDAAPVLQGMELAFVPGTFTAVLGPSGSGKSTLGRVLAGWLPPGGGGTLHGFLELAGTRLQFGSGRDPRINPAEWGRQVGFVPQDPAAVLSTVRATVAEELAFGLENRAVERAAMKATVERTAALLGLTDLLNHHPARLSGGELRRLAIGCAIVTEPRVLIMDEPFASLDSAGTAGLAQLVRDLVKGGTAVVVLSQVVDAPLLDAGTWHVVVDGRVTASGTPADLHPGSGLLPSGIRRPGSLVEGTLAARPRGSARPAVPASVPPGTAPTVPALELRGVSFDYAGGGRRTPGRTRRGGGPDDAKQPQVLRDVNLAVKPGEIVAVTGPNGAGKSTLLRQFNGLLRPASGQVLVRGSDIAGIPAGMVARSVGLLFQQPRDQLFERTVLREVRFGLDSLFQPGEAAGRALEALAAVGLAGAAGEHPAELPASSQRLLALATVLARKPAVLALDEPTVALDGDGLALLDAAVRAAAGEGSAVVLVTHDLAYARSMAHRGVELDGGRLAR, from the coding sequence ATGGCCGGAGGCCGGGACACCCTGGAAACCGCCGGACCCATACTGTCGGCCGGCATCAGCACCTTCACGTTCCATGACGACGCCGCCCCCGTCCTGCAAGGGATGGAGCTCGCCTTCGTCCCCGGAACGTTCACCGCTGTGCTCGGACCGTCGGGAAGCGGGAAATCCACTCTGGGCCGGGTGCTGGCCGGCTGGCTTCCGCCCGGTGGCGGGGGAACCCTCCACGGCTTCCTGGAGCTCGCGGGTACCCGCCTGCAGTTCGGCAGCGGCAGGGATCCGCGCATCAATCCCGCGGAATGGGGCCGCCAGGTGGGGTTTGTTCCCCAGGATCCAGCCGCCGTCCTGTCCACGGTGCGGGCCACAGTGGCCGAAGAACTCGCGTTCGGCCTCGAGAACAGGGCAGTGGAGCGCGCCGCCATGAAGGCCACGGTGGAACGTACCGCCGCGCTCCTGGGACTCACGGACCTCCTAAACCATCACCCGGCCCGGCTTTCCGGCGGCGAGCTGCGCCGGCTTGCCATTGGGTGCGCCATCGTCACGGAACCGCGGGTGCTGATCATGGACGAGCCCTTCGCTTCGCTGGACAGCGCCGGAACCGCCGGACTGGCACAGCTGGTGCGGGACCTCGTCAAGGGCGGCACCGCCGTCGTGGTCCTCAGCCAGGTGGTCGACGCGCCGCTGCTTGACGCCGGGACGTGGCATGTCGTGGTGGACGGCAGGGTGACGGCCAGCGGCACCCCTGCCGACCTGCATCCGGGCTCCGGGCTGCTGCCCTCGGGCATCCGGCGCCCTGGCAGCCTGGTGGAAGGAACACTTGCGGCACGGCCCCGCGGATCAGCGCGCCCGGCCGTGCCGGCCAGTGTGCCGCCTGGCACGGCACCAACCGTCCCGGCCTTGGAGCTCCGCGGGGTCTCCTTCGATTACGCAGGCGGCGGCAGGAGGACCCCTGGCCGTACGCGGCGGGGAGGTGGTCCCGACGACGCCAAACAACCCCAGGTGCTGCGGGACGTCAACCTGGCGGTCAAGCCCGGAGAGATCGTGGCAGTCACCGGCCCCAACGGCGCAGGGAAATCAACGTTGCTGCGCCAATTCAACGGTCTGCTGCGGCCCGCTTCCGGGCAAGTCCTCGTCCGTGGCTCAGACATCGCCGGGATCCCGGCGGGCATGGTGGCCCGATCAGTGGGCCTGCTGTTCCAGCAACCCCGGGACCAGCTGTTCGAGCGGACCGTACTCCGTGAGGTGCGCTTCGGCCTGGACAGCCTCTTCCAGCCCGGTGAGGCGGCGGGCCGGGCCCTCGAGGCGCTGGCCGCCGTCGGCCTGGCAGGGGCTGCCGGTGAGCACCCCGCCGAACTGCCCGCGTCCAGCCAGCGCCTCCTTGCCCTGGCCACGGTCCTTGCCCGCAAACCCGCGGTCCTGGCCCTGGACGAACCCACCGTGGCGCTCGACGGCGACGGCCTGGCCCTGCTGGACGCTGCGGTGCGTGCCGCGGCAGGGGAGGGCTCCGCCGTCGTGCTGGTCACGCACGATCTCGCCTATGCCCGGTCAATGGCACACCGCGGTGTGGAGCTCGACGGCGGCCGGCTGGCCCGCTGA
- a CDS encoding DUF6421 family protein: MTETLTTAVTGISAENKDWLRLKAAATAIQAFQARDGSIPDPAHHAGAAALVDEIIDALRALAPAFPHDAAYLEAACADFSRWAQAGFATPDFLSSLLAFQPQKQRQDGLQHLVVFPMYTQNGSSNRLVEAVLVEVIWPDFIAGLEAGDYSNKLFVPIRFVDFTAGYDTNSAVLFPETVAVSRTPTFTWGAIFADREAARFRRVLKAAAETTCLELPEGAAEMLADQDLTEATFVMWDLIHDRTHMRGDLPFDPFMIKQRMPFFLYSLEELRCDLTAFRESVRIEKDEDADPEARRHAKLVQYAIIFDRIFRFAITGSRVRNYDGLGGQLLFAWLHQQRVLHWTDTRLTIDWDEVANAVIALGARIDDLYWRSIDRPKTAHWLAAYELVSATVTPHPASVWARGPEALPLAGPPRGLTDQVLDDEFPLSMFYEALEKKMRPVIESTAGITGASAL, translated from the coding sequence ATGACCGAAACCCTGACCACCGCCGTCACCGGGATTTCAGCCGAAAACAAGGACTGGCTCCGGCTCAAGGCAGCCGCAACCGCCATCCAGGCGTTCCAGGCCCGGGACGGCTCCATTCCGGATCCCGCACACCACGCAGGGGCAGCTGCCCTGGTGGATGAGATCATCGATGCGCTCCGTGCCCTCGCCCCCGCCTTCCCGCATGATGCTGCGTACCTGGAAGCTGCCTGCGCTGACTTCTCGCGGTGGGCCCAGGCCGGATTCGCCACCCCCGACTTCCTTTCCTCCCTCTTGGCCTTCCAACCACAAAAACAGCGCCAGGACGGTCTGCAGCACCTGGTCGTCTTCCCCATGTACACCCAGAACGGCAGCAGCAACCGCCTTGTGGAGGCAGTCCTGGTGGAGGTGATCTGGCCCGATTTCATCGCCGGGCTTGAGGCCGGGGACTACTCGAACAAGCTGTTCGTACCCATCCGGTTCGTGGACTTTACCGCCGGCTACGACACGAACTCGGCAGTGCTGTTTCCTGAGACCGTGGCGGTCAGCAGGACCCCCACCTTCACCTGGGGTGCGATTTTCGCGGACAGGGAGGCAGCCAGGTTCCGCCGCGTCCTCAAGGCCGCCGCCGAGACCACCTGCCTGGAACTGCCCGAAGGGGCAGCGGAGATGCTCGCCGACCAGGACCTGACAGAGGCCACGTTTGTCATGTGGGACCTGATCCACGACCGGACGCACATGCGCGGCGACCTGCCATTCGATCCGTTCATGATCAAGCAGCGGATGCCCTTCTTCCTGTACTCCCTTGAAGAACTGCGCTGCGACCTGACTGCGTTCCGCGAGTCCGTGCGGATAGAAAAAGACGAGGACGCCGATCCGGAAGCCCGGCGCCACGCCAAGCTGGTGCAGTACGCCATCATCTTTGACCGCATCTTCCGGTTCGCGATCACCGGCAGCCGCGTCCGGAATTACGACGGCCTGGGCGGCCAGCTCCTGTTCGCGTGGCTGCACCAGCAGCGCGTCCTGCACTGGACGGACACCCGGCTGACCATCGACTGGGATGAAGTAGCCAATGCTGTCATCGCCCTCGGCGCCCGCATCGACGACCTGTACTGGCGCTCCATCGACCGCCCCAAAACCGCCCACTGGCTGGCTGCATACGAGCTGGTCTCCGCCACTGTGACTCCCCATCCGGCGTCCGTTTGGGCCAGGGGGCCGGAGGCGCTGCCGCTGGCGGGCCCGCCGCGAGGCCTCACTGACCAGGTGCTCGACGACGAATTCCCGCTGTCCATGTTCTACGAAGCACTGGAAAAGAAGATGCGCCCGGTCATTGAGTCCACTGCCGGCATCACTGGAGCATCCGCGCTGTGA
- a CDS encoding thiolase family protein, whose translation MRTVRDVVFVDGLRTPFGRAGDKGIYAGTRADDLIVKCIRELLRRNPSLPPARIDEVAIAATTQTGDQGLTLGRTAALLAGLPRTVPGFAVDRMCAGAMTAVTAVAGGISFGAYDVVVAGGVEHMGNHPMGSGADPNPRFISERLVDPAALNMGNTAENLHDRFPAITKERTDAYAVASQAKFENARRNGRIQPDLVPVAALKPGQGWTLNTADEPPRPGTTLADLAGLRTPFRAHGRVTAGNAAGLNDGATAAVLASAEAAAELGLAVKMRLVSYAYAGVEPEVMGIGPVPATEKALKNAGLTIADIGLFEINEAFAVQVLSFLDHFGIPEDDPRVNRYGGAIAVGHPLASSGVRLMTQLARQFEEDHSVRYGITTMCVGLGMGATVIWENPHHSEYTDYSGARPGDSAATETASEGAA comes from the coding sequence ATGCGCACTGTCCGGGACGTCGTCTTTGTGGACGGCCTCCGCACACCGTTCGGCAGGGCCGGGGACAAGGGCATCTACGCCGGCACCCGGGCTGACGACCTGATAGTGAAGTGCATCCGCGAACTGCTTCGGCGGAACCCGTCGCTGCCGCCCGCGCGGATCGATGAAGTGGCTATTGCGGCCACCACCCAGACCGGAGACCAAGGCCTAACCCTTGGCCGGACGGCTGCCCTGCTTGCCGGACTGCCCAGGACGGTTCCCGGCTTTGCCGTTGACCGCATGTGCGCCGGAGCCATGACCGCGGTGACCGCTGTGGCCGGAGGGATCAGCTTCGGCGCATACGACGTTGTGGTGGCCGGAGGCGTGGAACACATGGGCAACCACCCGATGGGGTCAGGCGCCGACCCGAATCCGCGGTTCATTTCAGAGCGGCTGGTGGACCCGGCCGCGCTCAACATGGGGAACACTGCCGAGAACCTGCACGACCGTTTTCCGGCCATCACCAAGGAACGAACGGATGCCTACGCCGTCGCTTCGCAGGCTAAGTTCGAGAATGCCCGCCGCAACGGCCGCATCCAGCCGGACCTGGTTCCCGTTGCCGCGCTGAAGCCCGGCCAGGGCTGGACACTGAACACGGCGGACGAACCGCCGCGGCCAGGCACCACCTTGGCCGACCTCGCCGGCCTCCGCACCCCGTTCCGGGCCCACGGCCGCGTCACCGCCGGGAATGCCGCAGGCCTGAACGACGGCGCCACCGCAGCGGTCCTGGCGTCCGCCGAGGCTGCCGCCGAGCTGGGGCTGGCGGTCAAAATGCGTCTGGTCAGCTACGCGTATGCCGGTGTTGAACCAGAAGTCATGGGCATCGGGCCCGTGCCGGCCACCGAGAAGGCGCTGAAGAATGCGGGGCTCACCATTGCGGACATCGGCCTCTTTGAAATCAACGAAGCTTTTGCCGTGCAGGTGCTCAGCTTCCTGGACCATTTCGGCATTCCCGAGGACGACCCCCGGGTCAACCGCTACGGCGGCGCCATCGCCGTGGGCCACCCCCTGGCCTCGTCCGGTGTTCGGCTGATGACCCAGCTCGCCCGGCAGTTCGAGGAGGACCACTCCGTCCGGTACGGCATCACCACCATGTGCGTCGGCCTCGGCATGGGAGCCACCGTGATCTGGGAAAACCCGCATCACTCGGAATACACAGACTACAGCGGAGCCCGGCCCGGGGATTCCGCCGCCACCGAAACCGCTTCCGAAGGAGCCGCATGA